The window CGGGAATAATGGCCGACATGAACCGGAAATATAACGAATCTTACTCGGCTTCTATCAGAGAATATTATGAAAAGTTTATGTCGATAAAGCCCTGCAAAACCTGCGGAGGAATGAGGCTTAAACCCGAAGTGCTGGCCGTAACGGTGGGCAATAAAAACATTCATGACCTTACCTGCCTTTCCGTCGGGGATTCTATCGAGTTTTTTGAAAAATTGAAGCTGACTGAAACGGAAGAACACATAGCCTTTCAGATTTTAAAAGAAATTAAGGCCCGCTTGGAATTTATGAAAAACGTCGGCCTTGACTATTTAACCTTAGAAAGAAAGGCTGCAACCCTTTCAGGCGGCGAGGCTCAACGCATCAGGCTTGCGACCCAGATAGGTTCAAGTTTGATAGGTGTTCTATATATTTTGGATGAGCCTTCGATAGGGCTTCATCAACGGGATAATCAAAGGCTGATTGATACTCTTTTGTACTTGCGTAATTTGGGGAATACCCTCATCGTTGTAGAACATGACGAGCAAACCCTCCGCACGGCCGACTACATTGTCGACCTCGGTCCGGGTGCAGGCGTTCACGGGGGAAACATAACTGCCCAAGGTACGCCTGATGAAGTTGCAAAAGTAAAAAACAGTTTAACGGGGCAATATCTTGCAGGTACGCTTAAAATGGATATTCCTAAAGAAAGGCGGAAAGGTAACGGAAATGCTTTGGAGCTTTCAGGGGTGAGCGAGCATAATCTAAAAGATGTTTCTATAAAAATTCCTTTGGGAGCCTTTACCTGTATTACCGGAGTTTCGGGCTCGGGAAAATCAACCCTTTTAACCGATGTTCTATATCCGGCAGTTTCAAACAAGATTATGCGTTCCTCTATTCCTGAAGGGGCCTATAAAAAACTGAGCGGCCTTGAGCACATAGACAAGGTTATCAATATCGATCAAAGCCCCATCGGGAGAACACCACGCTCAAACCCTGCGACCTATGTAGGCGTTTTTACGGGGATAAGGGACTTGTTTGCAAGCCTTCCCGAATCGAAGGCGAGGGGTTATAAGCCCGGCCGCTTTTCGTTTAATGTAAGGGGCGGAAGGTGCGAGCATTGTCAGGGCGACGGAACCCTCACAATCGAGATGAACTTTTTGCCCGATGTTTATATAGCCTGCGATGTTTGCCGAGGGAAACGGTTTAACAAAGAGACCCTCGATGTCCGCTATAAGGGAAAAAACATTGCCGATGTTTTGGATATGACCATCGAGGAGGCTTCGGAATTTTTTGCTCCCATTCCTCACATTGCCCGAAAACTTCAAACCCTCTTATCGGTCGGTTTGGGTTATATAAAATTAGGCCAATCGGCTCTTACTCTTTCTGGAGGAGAAGCCCAACGGGTAAAACTTGCAAACGAACTTGCCAAACGTTCTACAGGTAAGACCCTCTACATTTTGGATGAACCTACAACGGGCTTACACTTTGCGGATGTCAAGCAGCTCATGCAGGTTATTCATCGCCTCATAGATCAGGGGAACACCGTTATTATGATAGAACACAACCTTGATGTTATCTTACAGGCCGATAAGATTATCGACCTCGGCCCCGAAGGCGGAACCAACGGAGGGCAAATCATAGCGGAAGGAACACCTGAAGAAGTAGCAAAGATAAAAAAATCCTATACGGGATATTATATAAAGGAAATGCTTGAAAGAGTCAGGTAAGACGGAATAATGAAAAAAGCTTTGCAGGGTTTAATCTTTTTTATGTTTCTCTTTTCGGTAAATATTTTACAGGCTGATGAAAAAACCGGAAAGAAAATAAAGGTTACTATTAACTCTGCAGAACTTACCGAGTATGTAAAGGTTCCGTCTGCTCCTATAACCGAGCTTCCAAACGCAGATTCTAAAGACAATATAGATAAGGCTGAAAATTCCGAACTTGGAAATAAAACCGAAACAGATTCTTCAAAAGAAAAGAATATAAAAAAAGATGAACTGATTATTTTTACAGGCTTTGTTTCAATTTCCGTTTCGGATGAAACTTCCGTTTCGACAATTACTGCCGATAAAATAATTCATAACAAGACCCGTGAAACCTTGACTGCAATCGGAAATGTTGTTTATACCCGAAAGATCGGATCCGATGAAGGTGAGAGTTTTAGAGGGGATGCTCTTATTTTTAATATTCAAAAACTGGAAGGAGTCTTTGTTGACGGAATTATATCGCAGGCTCCTGCAAAAAAAAATCAAGACCCTTTTAGAATTCATACAGGCCTTGCCGGAAGAAATGAGAGCGGTGCCATAACTTTTAAGGATGCCCTGCTTACGACAAGTAAAGAAGAATACCCCTTGTGGTCTATTCGGGCAAGCCGCCTTTGGATTTTACCAGGAAACGAAATGGCTTTTTTTAACGGGTTTTTATCTGTCGGAGTTGTACCTATCATGTACTTTCCCTTTTTTTATTATCCTTCAGATGAGATGCTTTTTCACCCTGTCTTCGGTTTTAAAAACAGGGAAGGAGCTTTTGTTCAAACTACTACCTATATTCTGGGGCGTAAGCCTGCACCTAAAAGCGATGAAGCTACTTCGTTTTCCAATTTTATGCAAAGCGACACGGTAAAAAAACAAAAGCTGGAAGGTTTGTTTTTTAAAAAATTGGATGAGCCGGCTTCCGATACCGGAGGTTCGTATTTAAAACTGATAGCGGATGCTTATTCGGGGCTCGGTTATTTGACAGGACTTGAAGGAAAATTTACTCCCAAAAAAGGATATGTAAAACAAATTGATTTTCATGGATTTTTAGGTTTTTCTTATACCCTGTATCCGAGAACCGGCCTTCTGTTTAGTCAATATGGAGATCCCGGTAAAGAAAAAGCTATAAATAAGGCAAACCTTTTCGGTGCAATCGTACCCTTCAGATATAATTTCAGCTTTAATATGAGTATGACAAAAAGCCCGTTCAATGTTTCGGTTTTATTTCCGTTTATTTCGGATCCTTTTTTTAAAAAAGATTTTATGGGCAGAAGTGAAGATATGAACTGGTTTAAATATTTTTTAAACAAGGATAAGCTGGCAGCTGCCGAAGATACTACATTGGAAAATTTTTATTCATGGAAGGTAGACGGTTCGATCAATCCGAGCTTTTCCGTATTAAAACCTTGGATAAGTTATATGTCTCTTGAGGCTTTTTCAGGGAAACTTAATTTTGAATCAAAGAAAAATGAAAGCCTTAGCGGAAACGATGCTTTATATGCTCCGGACAGATTATTTTATTACCCTAAAAATATTTTACCGGAATTAAGAGCCGGCCTTGGCGGTACTATTTTTTCAACATCTATGCTGTCTCAAAAAAAAGAAAGAAAACAAACACAAAACATAACAGGTATTAAAAATCCTTTTGAAGAAGAGTCAGGCAAGGATAAAAACGATAAAGCAACGAATGAAGCTCCGGCTTTTTCCGTTGACCTGTTTCCTGCATATAAAATTGACGGTGTAAAAACCAATCGTTTTTCGAATTTAATAAACTATGATTTAACCTATAAACTAAACGGCTTTGCATCTCAAGATATAGTTTTTAATCATGAAGATTGGAAAAAGCCTTTTGACATTAACTGGTCCGATTTTTATTCATCCTATTATAAATTAAGCGGACAGGCTAAAATTGACAGCCGTCTTTCGTATAATCAAGGCTTTTTAAATCTATCAAATTCAATTGAATTAAACGGCAATAATCAAAAACATATATGGCATAAAGACAATACGGAGCTTGATAGGCTTCAGTTAAATAATTATAAATTAAATGTTTATAGCATAAATAATTCGAACAGTTTAAAACTTAGTCCGTTTATTTCCAACGATTTATTTAAACCAACCTTTGTTGAATGGTCTATTTCGGAAACCCTTCTTCAAAATAAATTTATCGGAACAG of the Treponema denticola ATCC 35405 genome contains:
- the uvrA gene encoding excinuclease ABC subunit UvrA; amino-acid sequence: MNNKNQSGHLNKLIVKGAREHNLKNIDVELPRDKLIVISGLSGSGKSSLAFDTIFAEGQRRYVESLSAYARQFLGRMDKPDVDYIEGLSPAISIEQKTTHRNPRSTVGTVTEIYDYYRLLFARTGHAHCPSCGKEIKEQTVDQIIDTIMSWPEGTRVQILAPIIKGKKGEHQKIVSDAIAAGFVRARIDGLLVNLEDGVKLDKQKKHTIEIIVDRIQLSKDVRKRLSESVETALESSGGTLLATRQDDKDSPVTEVFFSQKNACSDCGISMPELQPRLFSFNNPIGACPECTGLGMTQHFDQDLIAPDKSLSFNEGVFVPYNPESDWNRVRFEALAAQFDFSLDTPLNKLPKKIQTIIWEGSGDTKIQFSYTSKSGSGKYSYNRPWPGIMADMNRKYNESYSASIREYYEKFMSIKPCKTCGGMRLKPEVLAVTVGNKNIHDLTCLSVGDSIEFFEKLKLTETEEHIAFQILKEIKARLEFMKNVGLDYLTLERKAATLSGGEAQRIRLATQIGSSLIGVLYILDEPSIGLHQRDNQRLIDTLLYLRNLGNTLIVVEHDEQTLRTADYIVDLGPGAGVHGGNITAQGTPDEVAKVKNSLTGQYLAGTLKMDIPKERRKGNGNALELSGVSEHNLKDVSIKIPLGAFTCITGVSGSGKSTLLTDVLYPAVSNKIMRSSIPEGAYKKLSGLEHIDKVINIDQSPIGRTPRSNPATYVGVFTGIRDLFASLPESKARGYKPGRFSFNVRGGRCEHCQGDGTLTIEMNFLPDVYIACDVCRGKRFNKETLDVRYKGKNIADVLDMTIEEASEFFAPIPHIARKLQTLLSVGLGYIKLGQSALTLSGGEAQRVKLANELAKRSTGKTLYILDEPTTGLHFADVKQLMQVIHRLIDQGNTVIMIEHNLDVILQADKIIDLGPEGGTNGGQIIAEGTPEEVAKIKKSYTGYYIKEMLERVR
- a CDS encoding LPS-assembly protein LptD; translated protein: MKKALQGLIFFMFLFSVNILQADEKTGKKIKVTINSAELTEYVKVPSAPITELPNADSKDNIDKAENSELGNKTETDSSKEKNIKKDELIIFTGFVSISVSDETSVSTITADKIIHNKTRETLTAIGNVVYTRKIGSDEGESFRGDALIFNIQKLEGVFVDGIISQAPAKKNQDPFRIHTGLAGRNESGAITFKDALLTTSKEEYPLWSIRASRLWILPGNEMAFFNGFLSVGVVPIMYFPFFYYPSDEMLFHPVFGFKNREGAFVQTTTYILGRKPAPKSDEATSFSNFMQSDTVKKQKLEGLFFKKLDEPASDTGGSYLKLIADAYSGLGYLTGLEGKFTPKKGYVKQIDFHGFLGFSYTLYPRTGLLFSQYGDPGKEKAINKANLFGAIVPFRYNFSFNMSMTKSPFNVSVLFPFISDPFFKKDFMGRSEDMNWFKYFLNKDKLAAAEDTTLENFYSWKVDGSINPSFSVLKPWISYMSLEAFSGKLNFESKKNESLSGNDALYAPDRLFYYPKNILPELRAGLGGTIFSTSMLSQKKERKQTQNITGIKNPFEEESGKDKNDKATNEAPAFSVDLFPAYKIDGVKTNRFSNLINYDLTYKLNGFASQDIVFNHEDWKKPFDINWSDFYSSYYKLSGQAKIDSRLSYNQGFLNLSNSIELNGNNQKHIWHKDNTELDRLQLNNYKLNVYSINNSNSLKLSPFISNDLFKPTFVEWSISETLLQNKFIGTVANPEWKTVPVKWDKEYIKTHVASAGFGINFKNYTQLITTSMNLNPLLEAYSFVGSFAFPYGKLNISTRLFEKENNAKKRFWDPLNIGLSFSLPYNISLSQSYVYNIEEKRSERYAASFSWKYMSAVYAMNYENPYKLISGTGWTALPYKKFIPRSLDINFSNSSQPIEIYAWKNRIKLEFSFNSSLNFNLIRVTDSSFSFSPKLVFKIHEFLDISFSAVSRNDVIARYFQDSLNLPIVIPGEKNIFKDLISSFYFWDENARLQSGFKLKSLSLDLTHYLKDWLMKFSYSVKPVLRTGASRKYYELVPTVTFFVQWNPIGDIKVQAKKEDNVFSVTSGEIK